The genomic region CACAGGACCATCTCTTCGGCAAGCCGCGAAATATGCATCATAAGTATTGCGGCATCCGCCAAAAATTCAGCAACAAAGTCCCTGTCAGAAACAGCGTCAATACTGTTTCTGGAAATGTCCTTGAAGCCCAGCTCTTTAGCCAGCGCCCACCTGTCTATTGGGTAAGAGGAGCCTCCAAGCGCTGCAGATCCAAGGGACATGATGTCCGATCTCTCAAGACATTGCTTTAATCTTTGCCTGTCCCTGCCAAGCATCTCAAAGTGCGCCATCAGGTAGTGGGAAAACAATACCGGCTGCGCTCTCTGGGTGTGGGTGTAGCCCGGCATTATGACATCGAGGTTCTTGTCCGCAAGATGTAAAAGCGTTTTCTGGAAGGACTTGACGAGTTCAAGGATAAAAGAGATCTCCTCTTTCATGTACAGGCGAATGTCCGTCACCACCTGGTCGTTCCTGCTCTTTCCGGTATGTATCTTTTTCCCTGCCTCGCCTGTCTTCTGGGTCAGGAGCACTTCGATGTTCATGTGGATGTCTTCGTGTTCTTTTTTTATCGCCGCTTTCCCGGAGGCTATATCCTCTTTTATCTTTTTAAGGGCCGAGGTTATTTGCGAGTGCTCGGTCTTTGTCAGGACCTTTGCCGACAAAAGGGCGCCTGCCCAGGCTATATTCACATCTATGTCGTGCTTGAACAGCCTTTTGTCAAAGTGAACGGACGAATTAAAATCCTCCATCGCCAGGTCCATCTGCCCCGAAAACCTCCCGGCCCATT from Candidatus Margulisiibacteriota bacterium harbors:
- the argH gene encoding argininosuccinate lyase, with translation MKDKQWAGRFSGQMDLAMEDFNSSVHFDKRLFKHDIDVNIAWAGALLSAKVLTKTEHSQITSALKKIKEDIASGKAAIKKEHEDIHMNIEVLLTQKTGEAGKKIHTGKSRNDQVVTDIRLYMKEEISFILELVKSFQKTLLHLADKNLDVIMPGYTHTQRAQPVLFSHYLMAHFEMLGRDRQRLKQCLERSDIMSLGSAALGGSSYPIDRWALAKELGFKDISRNSIDAVSDRDFVAEFLADAAILMMHISRLAEEMVLWSSSEFKFIELADAYSTGSSIMPQKKNPDVAELSRGKTGRVYGDLFSVLTMLKGLPLSYNRDMQEDKEPLFDSIDTVKTVLLIMQKMVSTMKINEDNMKAAVETGWLTATDLADYIVEKGVPFRKAHEIVGKIVRYCVDNNKELYALSKKEFALYCDRIGQDVYDFITPESSINDKDIEGGTARSRVRSAIRLAKKELK